In Gadus chalcogrammus isolate NIFS_2021 chromosome 1, NIFS_Gcha_1.0, whole genome shotgun sequence, the sequence CATAGCTAATCTATGTCGAAAAAGATTTTTGATTTGCAGTGAGCTCTCCTTGAactaatttgtgtgtgtctttgtgttctcAACCATCAGAAATACCTGAAGAGGTTTGGCTATATGGAGTCTCCGCAGCGCAGCGATGTTTCCACGTCCAAAGCTCTGAAGACGCTGCAGAGGCAGATGGGTCTGGAGGAGACCGGACTGCTGGACAAGACCACGCTGGACACCATGAAACGCCCCCGCTGTGGGGTCCCAGACATTGGCAGCTACCAGTCCTTCGACGGAGACCTCAAATGGGACCACAACGACGTCACCTACAGGTGGGCGGAAAAGGGACAGGAAGTGATAGTTAGGATTGCTGAAATGGTGATGCTTCAATACTTCCGCCATGCGGTGCCGTAGATTACATAACAGTATCCAGATACATTTTTATACACCATTGTCCCACTATGAGTGATGTTAATGGATACATGGCTGTCTCCTCTTTAGGATCCTGAACTACTCCCCTGATATGGCACCCTCCCTGACCGACGACGCCTTCGCCAGGGCCTTCAAGGTGTGGAGTGACGTGACTCCTCTCACCTTTACCCGTCTATTTGACGGAACCGCCGATATCATGATATCCTTCGGGAAAGCCAGTAGGTCAAATCTCTTTCAATCCTTACCATGATGAATTCTGAATATTTGAAAATGAGTTGTTCTGATATACTATTTCATACAATTGTCTATGCTAGATCATGGGGACCCGTATCCATTTGACGGAAAGGACGGCCTCTTGGCCCACGCCTACCCCCCCGGCGAAGGGATCCAGGGGGACGCCCACTTTGACGATGATGAGATCTGGACCCTAGGCCAAGGGACAGGTAGGAACACGAAGGCCTTTATTACTCCATGAGGGAACCGACTTCCACATCCCCTGCTGTATTTAACCGAACACCTCCCCCTAGTGGTCACTTCATTAATGGCAATAAAATCGAgctatttattttctgttttcccTCTTTCCCACACAAGTTGTGAAGACGTTATACGGCAATGCAGAGGGAGCTTTGTGCCACTTCCCTTTCACCTTCCTCGGAAAGTCGTACAGCAGCTGTACCACGGACGGACGCTCCGACAACCTGCCATGGTGTTCCACTACAGCCGACTTTGGAACGGACAAGAAGTTTGGCTTCTGCCCCAGTGAACGTAAGATCGACAATTTATATTGAGGGCCATGACATGGCCTCTTAAAAATGAAGCTTTCTGGGGGCTGGGGGATTGCTGACAACATCGATAATCATTTCCCATCCGTTCCTGTTTACTCCTGGCAGTTTTGTACACGTTCGGAGGCAACAGCGATGACAAACCATGCGTATTTCCCTTCGTATTTCTTGGGGAGACGTACGATAGTTGCACCACGGAGGGCCGTAATGACGGCTACCGCTGGTGTTCCACCACTGACAACTTTGACAACGACAAGAAATTTGGATTTTGCCCCAGTCGTGGTGAGTAGCCAACCTTTGCCTGGTGTATGATCGATGAATTACTGCCCACACAGCACATTGTCTTTTTCCTCTTATACTTTTTTAAAATTGTAAAATCGAATTTCTTTGCTCCACCAGAAACGGCTGTGGTCGGAGGAAATTCAGAGGGCGAGTCTTGTCGCTTCCCCTTCCAGTTCCAGGGGAATTCGTACGACTCCTGCACTAGCGAGGGACGCAATGACGGAAGGCTATGGTGTGCCACCACTGATAACTTTGACACCGACACCAAATGGGGATTCTGTCCTGACCAaggtgagtaaaaaaaaaaaagactattaATGCAACACTGAGTCTTCTTCTTATAAGATGACAGATTGAATGTTGAATGATGATTTCTTAATTTTAAGTGGCTCTTTTTCTGCCCCCCCCAGGGTACAGTCTGTTCCTGGTAGCAGCCCACGAGTTTGGACATGCCCTGGGCCTGGACCACTCCAAAGTCAGAGACGCACTTATGTTTCCCATGTACAGATTCATTGAGAACTTTTCCCTAAATGAGGACGACGTTGAAGGCATTCAGTATCTCTACGGTAAGCCCACTtgcttaaaataaaaacaaaaaatcattCAGTATAGTTCTCAATAAATATTGCAAATTCGATGACAAGCAAACATTATCCTCCAATTCTAAAATTGTATTTCCCCAGGACCTAAAACCGGCCCGGACCCCAGTCCCCCGGGTCCCATCACCACGACGACCACcagaccaacaacaaccaccacaccgACACCTGTAGGTCCAGACAATGATGTCTGCCAGGTCACGACCTTTGACGCAATCACTGAGATTGGGAATGTGCTGCACTTCTTCAAGGATGGGTAGGTCAATACGCaatgtacctgtctgtctacgttcaggaaagaaaacatacattGGAAATTGCGGGGCCTTTGTTCtaacttttaataataatattttctcCATCAGATATTACTGGAAAAAGACCAACAGCGATAAGGCTAAGGGTCCATTTGCTATTTCTGAGGGGTGGCCGGCCCTGCCAGCTAAGATTGACTCTGCCTTTGAGGACCCGGAAACCAAAAAGATGTACTTCTTTGCAGGTGAGCGATCTTCCCTCAGTTTGCTTATGAAACACATAAATCAATTGCagttatatttaattatttagcaGCCACGTTTATCTTATCTCAATCAAAGTGAAGAAGATACATTGCACTGAGGAGTAAGTAGGGGTTAAGCATTTTGTTCAATGTTGCCCACAGAGGTAGGCTGCGGACATTGAGGATCAAACCAAGCACCTTATGGCTGGGATTGTAACACTAGTAGccactacactatcctgcccccTGCATTAACATAAATGTTTCCAATTGTGTTCAAAGGAACTCAGTTCTGGGTGTACACTGGCAAGAAGGTACTTGGACCCCGCAGCATCGAGAAGCTGGGCCTGCCGAGCAGTGTTCAGACGGTGGAGGGATCcgtgcagagaaaggggagcaAAGTCCTGCTCTTCAACGGGGAGAACTACTGGAGGTGAGATTCGCTGGGCACTGAACCTTTATGCTTGGGTGCAAACATGGTGGTTGAAGAAAACCTGCAAACATAACAAAAACAGGCAAACCTCTGattgatggatgaatgggtgaatatgaactttattaatccctcggGAAGGTTCCCTCAGGAAAATGcacttccagcagcagcaaacGCCAACAATtttataaatgtgcaaaagtaCAAAatgctaaaaatatatatgctgGGAAACAATATACAAGAAGAATGGTATACAAGCCAATATTTACATACAGGAATATGTTATATCGACAATAATTTCCCAAGACTTTCTGAGAAACTCACTTGCTTTGCCTGTATTAAACAATAATGGTCATTATATTGTATTTCATGCTACCAGGCTTGATGTGAAGACTCTCACGATGGACAGAGGATATCCTCGGACAACTGACACGGTCTTCGGCGGAGTTCCCAGTGATGTCCACAATGTTTTCCTGTACAAAGGTGAAAATCTGAAGTTTCACACATTATTTGAACTATTATTAAAAATTCAAAGTACTCTATGCATAAGATGAGTTTTCTACATCTTACATGTCAATCTGAATCTCCCTCAACCCCAGGTCACCTTTACTTCTGCCATGATCGCTTCTACACGCGTGTGAATTCTCGTCACCAGGTCAACCGTGTTGGCTACATCAAGTATGATCTCCTCCAGTGTTCAGACGATTCCGCCCTGCAGGCCTGAGTAGCCCTGACTTCAAGAACACTTATAACACATGCAATCAAAATAACATTTAGTAATAATTTGTTGGCAGTTCCTCTTTAACTGTGAAGTCACATGCAATGCAAAATTGTTAACTGCCATTTTTGGGGTCCTTAGTCCCACGCAATCACATACGCAGCAACACACTGTTTAGTTGAATGGCCCAGATTAAGGTACTTTAAGTGTGAGACTTTGTTGTTGCATCACTCTTCATTTGTGAACAGGTTATGGATGCGAACAGCAGGAATAGGAACATAACGGTTCTCTCCAAAACAGAATCTGCATCAGATCAGAATAAGGTTTTATGTCTGACAGGCTCAGACTGTTTCAGTATACATTTTTAAAGCAATAGTTAGGCccaatgtttatttgttttgtatattttggcTTGATGCCAGTTATTTGCACTGGGTGGCATTGCATGTCTCCATCACTAAAATTATTTATAAAATTAGATTTTGTATTAAGTTGTCATTTAATTCCAATAAATATACGACTAAATGTTTCAGAGTCCCGACCGAATTCTTAAACAATGCACACATCATTGATAGGCATGAAATAAATGCATTACTTGACAATATAATAATCTATTTTGGGATGAAGCTGCAACCGATAATGCTTAAATGACACCCAAGGAATATACATGTTCCATTGTGCGAACACTAAATTCTCTAAATTCAGATGATAGTTGATATTTTAAAATCCTTCTACTCGAGGAACGTATTACTCCGCACCGATTTGCGTAGTATGCCTTCCACTCAACACAATAGTCCACCAAGCGTCCACAAATATCTCGAATTTAAAAAAGCCGCGTTTGAccagaatattaaaaaaataatgtagCACTTAGATCacttaataaaaatatattacatTCTACGACTGTTTGTTTTCAGCCTAACGATAAATAAGATCCGGTTTGAAGAACAGGAAGCAAGGACATACTCATGGCGCCCGACTAGAATGGCGGAAAAAGTACCGCTcgcaaatgtattttcttttcaacCGGCCTACAACTAGATATACGATTCAACTCGTGAACACACGGTAAGAAAAACAGACGCGAATCACGGGATGGGGGGtggaaattaaataattttctTCAGGGACTGCATTTGGGCGGTCTGTTGTAGCTCAGGCCCTCGAGGTCCCCAGTAGAGCTTCTAGAATGCCTGAGTGGAAAATAGGAGCTCGGAAATGGCGACGCCGAGCAGGCAAGAAGAAGGACAGCTAGGCCTGTTTATATTAGCCACATAGCTAGCAGGCAGCTAGTCAGTGTTCAAGGTTGTAGTGTATGTTATGATACACTCAAGCAAGAGCTCTGCGTACAAGTCAAATATGTCTGGCCATAATAGTTTTCGCATGCGACTTAATTGTGTTCTCTCGATAAAACGCCGAACTATAACGTGAATACAGTTTGCAGATTTGTCGTAGCGTATCCTTGTAAGGGATAGAAGTACGAAATGCAAACCAACATCTGGTGAATTTACTTAGCATCGTTGGTCCTTTATTGAACGTACTGCTTTATCTAAACAACTCAATGTGTGCTATGTAAGACTTCTTGATTTAAATATTATCATGTCAAGTACATACTTATTTTCAGTGTTATTTTCATTATGTTTTAAAACATAGCTTAACCAGTCCCGCAAATAAACAACTTCTTCAAACAGTCCTGGGTGCTTTTCTTTTGGAACACACTCCAATCAgtgtgaaaacaaacacaaatatattcaaTTATTCCTTAATAAATATTCTTaattttttgttgtttcttaTCTGCATACATGATGTTTAGTTACATCATTTTCGTCCTGTTTTCTGTAAGagagaaataataaataatgcccTAAGACATGTATGTAACAATGTATTTTAACACATGGTAATACATTGATGTCTTGTGTGTTCTGCGGACAGTGATGGATTTGGAGGAGAATGAGGTGGAGAGCAGCAGTGATGCCGGCCCCTCTGGGCTGGAGGAGCCCTCAGAGAGTGGCATGGGTGTGGAGTCATCAGAAGCCATGTCTGCAGACAGCAGCGATGCAGCTGCTCCACATGGACAGATCCCAGATTCTGACTGCCACGTGGGACAAAGCTCTGAGGGTGTTTTGGTAATACCCTTTAAAAAGCTCTTTTGAGTTCATAAAAGGGGATACAAATTAAAAGCAAAAAAAGTGTTGCTAATGTACAGGCTGTTCTCAAAGAAGTTGATAAGAACTTCAATGCCTTTTTACTAACTCATAACTCATAACTCAACATTAGTTCACCCTCCTTTACTACTGTCCTTACTACTGCTACATCTTCCTTGGTCACACCTCCACTTGCAATTTAGTATGCAGCCTTATgtctgtatatttatttatgttgccTAGTGTCTATTTTTTATACGTCTACCTATATGGTAGGCGTATTTTTTATACGTCTACCTACGTTAAAGAGAGTCAACACCTGCCAGAGTCAAATTCCATGTATGTGTGCCTACTTGGCCAATAAAGCTGATTCTGATTAAGCAGACGCTTGTATCCAAAGCAACCTACATCGAATTCTGTTCCCTGTCaataaggagcaggaagggggttATGCATctggctcaaggatgcctacaggtagttTGCAGACATGGGGGATACGTTCCTTTTGGATTGGTCGTCAACCACTTTAGCCACTTGACTGCTCGGAAGGGACTTGAGTGTATTTTCAATCCCTCCTCTTGAGCACCTGagcaactttttatttttcatccacAAGCTGTTCGTCCCGGAGACCAGCTCAAGCACGGACGTCCGGGTGTCTTCGGTGCACCTCCCGGACTCCTCCTCGGTGGCCCAGTCCACCAGCGTTTCCAGCGTCTCCACGGTGACGCAGTCTGTGCTGGTGTCCGAGTCGGCCCAGATGCTGGTTCACTCGAGCGTGGTGTCTGACGGAGCCATGATGGTGTCCGACTCGACCGCGTCCACCTCCTCAGACCTTGGCTCCGCCATAGACAAGATCATAGAGTCGACCATCGGACCCGACATTATGAACGGTACGGGGCTAGGTGGTAGGCGCTGAGATATTATatacagttttatttttttgggggggggggggggggg encodes:
- the LOC130389674 gene encoding matrix metalloproteinase-9-like; translation: MRSTAIALLVLGMCTMETLSLPVKSVFVTFPGDVIKNMTDVEMADKYLKRFGYMESPQRSDVSTSKALKTLQRQMGLEETGLLDKTTLDTMKRPRCGVPDIGSYQSFDGDLKWDHNDVTYRILNYSPDMAPSLTDDAFARAFKVWSDVTPLTFTRLFDGTADIMISFGKANHGDPYPFDGKDGLLAHAYPPGEGIQGDAHFDDDEIWTLGQGTVVKTLYGNAEGALCHFPFTFLGKSYSSCTTDGRSDNLPWCSTTADFGTDKKFGFCPSELLYTFGGNSDDKPCVFPFVFLGETYDSCTTEGRNDGYRWCSTTDNFDNDKKFGFCPSRETAVVGGNSEGESCRFPFQFQGNSYDSCTSEGRNDGRLWCATTDNFDTDTKWGFCPDQGYSLFLVAAHEFGHALGLDHSKVRDALMFPMYRFIENFSLNEDDVEGIQYLYGPKTGPDPSPPGPITTTTTRPTTTTTPTPVGPDNDVCQVTTFDAITEIGNVLHFFKDGYYWKKTNSDKAKGPFAISEGWPALPAKIDSAFEDPETKKMYFFAGTQFWVYTGKKVLGPRSIEKLGLPSSVQTVEGSVQRKGSKVLLFNGENYWRLDVKTLTMDRGYPRTTDTVFGGVPSDVHNVFLYKGHLYFCHDRFYTRVNSRHQVNRVGYIKYDLLQCSDDSALQA